Proteins encoded together in one Mus caroli unplaced genomic scaffold, CAROLI_EIJ_v1.1 scaffold_10581_1, whole genome shotgun sequence window:
- the LOC110288282 gene encoding olfactory receptor 5B12-like has product MIQNISELSEFILVGLTDAPFLQTPLFIIFTLIYLATLFGNLGMILLILLDSRLHTPMYFFLSNLSLVDCVYASAVTPKVMEGFLTENKIISYNACAAQMFFFAAFATIESFILASMAYDRHAAVCKPLHYSTTMTTTICVLLLAGSYVSGLLQSSIHISFTFQLSFCHSNVVNHFFCDIPPLLALSCSSIYTNEIILFMLASFNVAFTLLVILSSYLLIFVAILRMRSAESRKKAISTCASHLTTVSIFYGTIIFMYLQPSSNHSMDTDKMASVFYTMVIPMLNPLVYSLRNKEVKNAFKKVAGKAVLSLGLVK; this is encoded by the coding sequence atgattcaaaatatttcagaacTGTCTGAATTTATTCTTGTTGGGTTAACAGATGCACCATTCCTGCAAACTCCTTTATTTATCATCTTTACTCTCATTTACTTGGCAACATTGTTTGGGAATCTTGGGATGATTTTGCTGATTCTGCTGGACTCCAGActccacactcccatgtactttttcctcagTAACCTCTCTCTTGTGGACTGTGTTTATGCCTCAGCTGTCACTCCCAAGGTGATGGAAGGGTTTCTCACAGAAAATAAGATAATATCCTACAATGCATGTGCTGCCCAGATGTTCTTCTTTGCAGCCTTTGCTACTATTGAGAGTTTTATCCTGGCCTCAATGGCCTATGACCGTCATGCAGCAGTGTGCAAACCCTTGCATTACTCCACTACTATGACAACTACGATATGTGTCTTGCTTCTTGCTGGATCTTATGTCAGTGgactcttacaatcttccatCCATATTTCCTTCACATTCCAACTCTCCTTCTGTCATTCTAATGTAGtcaatcactttttctgtgatatCCCCCCACTATTAGCTCTTTCTTGCTCCAGTATTTACACAAATGAAATTATACTCTTCATGTTGGCATCATTCAATGTTGCTTTTACTCTATTAGTTATATTGTCCTCTTACTTACTAATTTTTGTTGCAATTCTGAGAATGCGCTCTGCTGAAAGCAGGAAGAAGGCCATTTCCACCTGTGCATCCCACCTTACCACTGTTTCCATCTTCTATGGCACAATTATCTTCATGTACTTACAGCCCAGCTCCAATCACTCCATGGACACTGACAAGATGGCATCTGTTTTCTACACCATGGTCATTCCCATGCTGAACCCTCTTGTATATAGCCtgagaaataaagaagtcaagaatgcATTCAAGAAGGTTGCTGGAAAAGCAGTGCTTTCACTGGGATTAGTCAAATAA